One genomic window of Punica granatum isolate Tunisia-2019 chromosome 1, ASM765513v2, whole genome shotgun sequence includes the following:
- the LOC116200823 gene encoding uncharacterized protein LOC116200823 yields MAYRRRQGIARSSTFKEEIHYPPHEDCFTSSNHSSSSSSSSLAAQAIRASAAHRESSLSSAYGDSAVGYRNRDSDALRSKSFAAYGGDSSVDSDSKSGFWGVLARKAKAILEDENASQQFENPTGMKPQMYDSPQDGQQPYPLSESLRRVDNPSIRKRLDQITSSLNQIGDTFEKAFEEGRTIVESKTQDIIHETRKLQSRRKGTPETPNDSPGANSPWHPLQPQNQTNHENQLKASRDVAMATAAKAKLLLRELKTVKADLAFAKLRCSQLEEENKVLREGKEKGGNAADDDLIRLQLETLLAEKARLAHENETYARENRFLREIVEYHQLTMQDVVYLDEGIEEVTEVYPIPSVSSIFSMSPSSPKSPPSPVMLPVSASGSLKSETLSILQEDEEEAKREESLENSVSSVKKEEDQRGHLGSSAKV; encoded by the exons ATGGCGTACAGGAGAAGGCAGGGAATCGCGAGGTCGTCGACCTTCAAGGAGGAGATCCACTACCCGCCTCACGAAGATTGCTTCACCTCCTCCAATCATTCGTCGTCCTCGTCCTCTTCCTCCCTCGCAGCTCAGGCGATCAGAGCCTCCGCCGCGCACCGCGAGTCGTCGCTCTCGTCCGCGTACGGAGACTCTGCTGTTGGCTACAGAAACAGGGACAGTGACGCCCTTAGATCTAAG AGCTTTGCTGCATATGGGGGGGATTCGTCAGTTGATAGTGACTCCAAATCTGGCTTTTGGGGTGTTCTGGCTCGGAAAGCTAAGGCAATTCTTGAGGATGAAAATGCATCTCAACAGTTTGAAAACCCTACTGGAATGAAGCCGCAGATGTATGATAGCCCTCAAGATGGGCAA CAACCTTATCCATTATCAGAGAGCTTGCGTAGAGTGGATAATCCTTCAATCAGGAAGCGCTTGGACCAGATCACTTCTTCCCTGAATCAGATTGGAGATACCTTTGAGAAAGCTTTTGAG GAAGGTCGTACAATTGTGGAGAGTAAGACTCAAGACATAATCCACGAAACACGCAAATTGCAAAGCAGAAGAAAAGGGACTCCAGAGACTCCAAATGACAGTCCTGGTGCGAATAGCCCATGGCACCCTCTACAACCACAGAACCAAACCAACCATGAAAATCAACTGAAGGCATCTCGCGAC GTTGCAATGGCTACAGCTGCCAAAGCCAAACTACTTCTACGTGAACTGAAAACAGTTAAGGCAGACTTGGCTTTTGCTAAGTTGCGATGCTCTCAACTCGAAGAGGAGAATAAAGTCCTTAGAGAAGGCAAGGAGAAGGGAGGCAATGCAGCTGATGATGACTTG ATACGCCTTCAACTTGAGACACTTCTTGCTGAGAAGGCTCGACTGGCTCATGAGAACGAAACTTATGCCCGTGAGAACCGCTTCCTAAGGGAAATCGTCGAGTACCATCAGCTCACAATGCAGGATGTGGTGTACCTGGACGAGGGCATCGAAGAGGTGACAGAAGTCTATCCCATCCCTTCGGTCTCAAGCATTTTCTCCATGTCGCCTTCTTCCCCAAAATCCCCACCCTCACCCGTCATGCTTCCCGTTTCTGCAAGTGGGTCCCTTAAGTCGGAGACGTTAAGCATCCTACaggaagatgaagaggaagcCAAAAGAGAGGAGTCCCTGGAGAATTCGGTTTCTTCAGttaagaaggaagaagatcaGAGAGGGCACTTGGGATCTTCTGCCAAGGTCTGA
- the LOC116193271 gene encoding septin and tuftelin-interacting protein 1 homolog 1-like yields the protein MKMMEKMGYRGGGLGKNGQGIVTPIEVKMRPKNMGMGFNDYRETVTKLGAGLREREEEKEPPSLGRLAVRERLRSKKVQKKKKKEESYDAVALIELLAKRPKERAAVFQKVIDMRGLQVPVLSSLEDLYAEEEKAGEDETVLMPELRYNVKLMVDESGLDMLRIDQELRNEREMASRLRKEKEMLPAEAEYQRKLLDAEDEIAAILLRIKEEGSTGTLTLDTLEWKPLLVQGREELGGVQDTLETAYTAFITPAVRMSGINTWEPWIYEPMLGFLEMWETLLPSVVLQSIVDAIIIPKWSSAVESWDPRVLHAWHASDASAFTILSPWKTVFSSASWEKLMRWFIVLKELNINPAEQKLDRFHWVMTWASTIPTHLMADLMERSFFVKWLQVLYHWLCSRPNFEVAEWFLGWKGLFPQDLLSNSGIQYQFLIGLDMIRKAGNGVELVHPG from the exons ATGAAGATGATGGAGAAGATGGGGTACAGGGGAGGTGGGCTCGGGAAGAATGGGCAGGGCATTGTGACGCCGATCGAAGTCAAGATGCGGCCCAAGAACATGGGCATGGGATTCAACGACTACAGAGAGACTGTCACGAAGTTGGGTGCGGGGTTGCGGGAGcgagaggaggagaaggaacCTCCGTCGCTTGGGCGGCTAGCTGTTAGGGAGAGGCTTAGGTCGAAGAAagtgcagaagaagaagaagaaggaagagagtTATGATGCAGTTGCACTGATCGAGTTGTTGGCCAAAAGGCCGAAAGAGCGTGCTGCAGTTTTCCAGAAGGTGATCGACATGCGTGGACTGCAGGTTCCAGTCCTGTCGAGTTTGGAGGACTTGTATGCAGAAGAAGAGAAGGCTGGGGAGGACGAGACGGTGCTGATGCCCGAGCTCCGGTATAACGTGAAATTGATGGTGGATGAGTCTGGCCTCGATATGCTGAGGATAGATCAGGAACTGAGGAATGAAAGGGAGATGGCATCGAGGTTACGGAAGGAGAAAGAGATGTTGCCGGCTGAAGCGGAGTATCAGAGGAAGCTGCTCGATGCCGAGGATGAGATAGCTGCAATACTGCTCCGGATCAAAGAAGAGGGGAGCACAGGAACACTGACTCTCGACACGCTTGAG TGGAAGCCTTTGCTGGTGCAAGGCAGGGAGGAATTGGGTGGTGTACAGGACACATTGGAGACGGCCTACACTGCCTTCATTACGCCTGCTGTTAGAATGTCAGGCATTAATACTTGGGAGCCGTGGATTTACGAGCCCATGCTCGGGTTCCTGGAGATGTGGGAGACGCTGCTTCCATCCGTAGTGCTCCAGTCTATAGTAGACGCCATCATAATACCGAAATGGTCAAGTGCTGTTGAATCATGGGATCCACG CGTTCTTCATGCTTGGCACGCAAGCGATGCCTCTGCTTTTACTATACTGTCACCATGGAAGACGGTCTTCAGTTCTGCTAGTTGGGAAAAACTTATGCGCTGGTTTATAGTCCTGAAGGAGTTGAACATAAATCCGGCGGAACAGAAGCTAGACCGATTCCATTGGGTCATGACATGGGCCTCTACAATCCCAACTCATCTCATGGCAGACTTGATGGAGCGGAGCTTCTTTGTCAAATGGCTGCAGGTTCTTTATCACTGGCTCTGTTCGCGGCCGAACTTTGAGGTGGCAGAATGGTTCCTTGGCTGGAAGGGTCTCTTCCCACAGGACCTTCTGTCCAATTCTGGTATTCAGTATCAGTTTCTTATTGGCCTCGACATGATTCGCAAGGCTGGGAATGGGGTCGAGCTTGTACATCCCGGGTAG
- the LOC116200759 gene encoding uncharacterized protein LOC116200759 isoform X2 produces MSRRNLGMLRWAEGPRRSTRISALNARKAQKTRKGMGGALEGPASACRTRGARRKRKLQAVEDTEDGSDDLPSQEDQPEGSPNDEEHDTETGQQSIVPSATKLPEKQMLELVLDTLQKRDTYEIFAQPVDPNEVENYYEIIEEPMDFGTMRAKLHEVMYENLQQFEHDAFLITKNAMHFNSSSTMYFRQARAIHELTKKVFHLLKTNPEEFKRQFSDTRRRSTRKLTKPENCRASFSSKSYRKATSNTRSGGAVEHEPSKSTHCFFSPMSRTVQIGSTLGEATDGRRESDRRSTYRSWRSMLTESSSIFMDAMSNSMQPINQQEISYAESLMSFAKNLGPTAQKVAQKKLQGLGLFNADPYGSIPTSEFSSFAPKTQAHEVSTSIQLGSHDKSDAARSPLKPLSLRDRPQRRPVVLGCTTSKLCSGLIDARKKATPIEQKSSLSRDFPQIIGQKIYETDSPVIPGVERASGQLSSYPFHTKNQTWTSEAASEIYRADNYNSGNDETIQNLSHPWLQRNVGNLQNMSLAMSHREYAHAGPSHLTPPTPQFKFDLPYLKMKLDQMKSVEQERLVYNSGFCIPSDLFTNESIYQGDLDREAKDAGFGGYRGNQQGSFDDGYFEDLALQL; encoded by the exons ATGTCCAG AAGAAATTTGGGAATGTTGAGGTGGGCCGAGGGACCTAGGAGGAGTACGAGAATCTCTGCTTTGAATGCTCGCAAAGCGCAGAAAACGAGAAAAGGGATGGGTGGTGCCCTCGAGGGACCGGCTTCTGCCTGCCGGACTAGAGGAGCCCGGAGAAAGAGAAAGCTGCAAGCCGTTGAAGACACTGAAGATGGG AGTGATGACCTGCCAAGCCAGGAAGATCAACCTGAGGGAAGCCCCAATGACGAAGAACATGACACTGAAACTG GGCAACAGTCGATTGTGCCATCGGCGACCAAGTTGCCTGAGAAGCAAATGCTCGAGCTGGTTCTCGACACTCTACAAAA GAGAGATACTTACGAAATATTTGCACAACCAGTTGATCCAAATGAG GTTGAGAATTATTACGAAATTATTGAAGAGCCAATGGATTTCGGGACGATGAGAGCTAAGCTTCATGAAGTAATGTATGAAAACCTTCAACAGTTTGAG CATGATGCATTCTTAATCACCAAAAATGCGATGCACTTCAATTCTTCCTCCACCATGTACTTTAGACAG GCTCGTGCAATCCACGAACTAACAAAGAAGGTCTTTCACCTTCTGAAAACTAACCCTGAAGAATTCAAACGACAATTCTCAGATACAAGACGCAGATCTACTAGGAAGCTCACTAAACCTGAGAACTGCAGGGCATCATTCAGCAGTAAATCATACCGGAAAGCCACATCGAACACAAGATCAGGGGGTGCAGTAGAACATGAACCATCGAAGAGCACACATTGTTTCTTTAGCCCAATGAGTCGAACAGTCCAAATAGGTTCTACTCTTGGGGAGGCTACCGATGGAAGAAGGGAATCAG ACCGGCGCTCCACGTACAGGTCTTGGAGATCTATGCTGACTGAGAGCAGTTCGATTTTCATGGATGCTATGTCCAATAGTATGCAGCCG ATAAATCAGCAGGAGATCAGTTATGCAGAAAGTCTGATGTCATTTGCGAAAAACTTAGGTCCGACGGCTCAAAAGGTTGCCCAGAAGAAGCTGCAGGGACTCGGACTGTTCAATGCCGACCCATATGGCAGCATACCCACTTCAGAGTTCAGTTCTTTTGCTCCGAAAACTCAAGCTCATGAAGTTTCAACTTCGATTCAGTTGGGTTCACATGACAAATCAGATGCTGCACGATCACCCTTGAAGCCTCTGAGTTTACGGGATCGCCCGCAGAGGCGCCCTGTCGTGCTCGGGTGCACGACCTCGAAACTCTGTTCTGGCCTAATTGATGCACGAAAGAAGGCTACTCCTATCGAGCAAAAATCAAGCCTCTCTCGTGATTTTCCCCAGATCATTGGTCAGAAGATCTACGAGACAGACTCTCCCGTCATTCCTGGAGTCGAGAGGGCAAGTGGTCAGTTAAGTTCATATCCATTCCACACAAAGAATCAAACGTGGACATCCGAAGCAGCCTCGGAGATATATCGGGCAGATAATTACAATTCGGGGAATGATGAAACTATCCAGAATTTATCGCACCCATGGCTCCAAAGGAACGTGGGGAATCTGCAGAACATGAGTCTGGCCATGAGCCACAGAGAGTATGCTCATGCAGGCCCGAGCCACCTTACACCTCCAACGCCCCAGTTCAAGTTTGATTTGCCGTATCTAAAGATGAAGCTCGATCAGATGAAGTCAGTGGAGCAGGAGAGGTTAGTATATAACTCGGGTTTTTGTATTCCGAGCGATCTGTTCACCAATGAGAGCATCTACCAGGGAGACCTCGATCGAGAAGCAAAGGATGCGGGCTTTGGTGGTTACAGGGGGAACCAACAAGGATCATTTGATGATGGTTACTTTGAAGATTTGGCTCTCCAGCTgtga
- the LOC116200759 gene encoding uncharacterized protein LOC116200759 isoform X1, translating to MSRRNLGMLRWAEGPRRSTRISALNARKAQKTRKGMGGALEGPASACRTRGARRKRKLQAVEDTEDGSDDLPSQEDQPEGSPNDEEHDTETGQQSIVPSATKLPEKQMLELVLDTLQKRDTYEIFAQPVDPNEVENYYEIIEEPMDFGTMRAKLHEVMYENLQQFEHDAFLITKNAMHFNSSSTMYFRQARAIHELTKKVFHLLKTNPEEFKRQFSDTRRRSTRKLTKPENCRASFSSKSYRKATSNTRSGGAVEHEPSKSTHCFFSPMSRTVQIGSTLGEATDGRRESDRRSTYRSWRSMLTESSSIFMDAMSNSMQPVMLINQQEISYAESLMSFAKNLGPTAQKVAQKKLQGLGLFNADPYGSIPTSEFSSFAPKTQAHEVSTSIQLGSHDKSDAARSPLKPLSLRDRPQRRPVVLGCTTSKLCSGLIDARKKATPIEQKSSLSRDFPQIIGQKIYETDSPVIPGVERASGQLSSYPFHTKNQTWTSEAASEIYRADNYNSGNDETIQNLSHPWLQRNVGNLQNMSLAMSHREYAHAGPSHLTPPTPQFKFDLPYLKMKLDQMKSVEQERLVYNSGFCIPSDLFTNESIYQGDLDREAKDAGFGGYRGNQQGSFDDGYFEDLALQL from the exons ATGTCCAG AAGAAATTTGGGAATGTTGAGGTGGGCCGAGGGACCTAGGAGGAGTACGAGAATCTCTGCTTTGAATGCTCGCAAAGCGCAGAAAACGAGAAAAGGGATGGGTGGTGCCCTCGAGGGACCGGCTTCTGCCTGCCGGACTAGAGGAGCCCGGAGAAAGAGAAAGCTGCAAGCCGTTGAAGACACTGAAGATGGG AGTGATGACCTGCCAAGCCAGGAAGATCAACCTGAGGGAAGCCCCAATGACGAAGAACATGACACTGAAACTG GGCAACAGTCGATTGTGCCATCGGCGACCAAGTTGCCTGAGAAGCAAATGCTCGAGCTGGTTCTCGACACTCTACAAAA GAGAGATACTTACGAAATATTTGCACAACCAGTTGATCCAAATGAG GTTGAGAATTATTACGAAATTATTGAAGAGCCAATGGATTTCGGGACGATGAGAGCTAAGCTTCATGAAGTAATGTATGAAAACCTTCAACAGTTTGAG CATGATGCATTCTTAATCACCAAAAATGCGATGCACTTCAATTCTTCCTCCACCATGTACTTTAGACAG GCTCGTGCAATCCACGAACTAACAAAGAAGGTCTTTCACCTTCTGAAAACTAACCCTGAAGAATTCAAACGACAATTCTCAGATACAAGACGCAGATCTACTAGGAAGCTCACTAAACCTGAGAACTGCAGGGCATCATTCAGCAGTAAATCATACCGGAAAGCCACATCGAACACAAGATCAGGGGGTGCAGTAGAACATGAACCATCGAAGAGCACACATTGTTTCTTTAGCCCAATGAGTCGAACAGTCCAAATAGGTTCTACTCTTGGGGAGGCTACCGATGGAAGAAGGGAATCAG ACCGGCGCTCCACGTACAGGTCTTGGAGATCTATGCTGACTGAGAGCAGTTCGATTTTCATGGATGCTATGTCCAATAGTATGCAGCCGGTAATGCTC ATAAATCAGCAGGAGATCAGTTATGCAGAAAGTCTGATGTCATTTGCGAAAAACTTAGGTCCGACGGCTCAAAAGGTTGCCCAGAAGAAGCTGCAGGGACTCGGACTGTTCAATGCCGACCCATATGGCAGCATACCCACTTCAGAGTTCAGTTCTTTTGCTCCGAAAACTCAAGCTCATGAAGTTTCAACTTCGATTCAGTTGGGTTCACATGACAAATCAGATGCTGCACGATCACCCTTGAAGCCTCTGAGTTTACGGGATCGCCCGCAGAGGCGCCCTGTCGTGCTCGGGTGCACGACCTCGAAACTCTGTTCTGGCCTAATTGATGCACGAAAGAAGGCTACTCCTATCGAGCAAAAATCAAGCCTCTCTCGTGATTTTCCCCAGATCATTGGTCAGAAGATCTACGAGACAGACTCTCCCGTCATTCCTGGAGTCGAGAGGGCAAGTGGTCAGTTAAGTTCATATCCATTCCACACAAAGAATCAAACGTGGACATCCGAAGCAGCCTCGGAGATATATCGGGCAGATAATTACAATTCGGGGAATGATGAAACTATCCAGAATTTATCGCACCCATGGCTCCAAAGGAACGTGGGGAATCTGCAGAACATGAGTCTGGCCATGAGCCACAGAGAGTATGCTCATGCAGGCCCGAGCCACCTTACACCTCCAACGCCCCAGTTCAAGTTTGATTTGCCGTATCTAAAGATGAAGCTCGATCAGATGAAGTCAGTGGAGCAGGAGAGGTTAGTATATAACTCGGGTTTTTGTATTCCGAGCGATCTGTTCACCAATGAGAGCATCTACCAGGGAGACCTCGATCGAGAAGCAAAGGATGCGGGCTTTGGTGGTTACAGGGGGAACCAACAAGGATCATTTGATGATGGTTACTTTGAAGATTTGGCTCTCCAGCTgtga
- the LOC116200759 gene encoding uncharacterized protein LOC116200759 isoform X3, translated as MLRWAEGPRRSTRISALNARKAQKTRKGMGGALEGPASACRTRGARRKRKLQAVEDTEDGSDDLPSQEDQPEGSPNDEEHDTETGQQSIVPSATKLPEKQMLELVLDTLQKRDTYEIFAQPVDPNEVENYYEIIEEPMDFGTMRAKLHEVMYENLQQFEHDAFLITKNAMHFNSSSTMYFRQARAIHELTKKVFHLLKTNPEEFKRQFSDTRRRSTRKLTKPENCRASFSSKSYRKATSNTRSGGAVEHEPSKSTHCFFSPMSRTVQIGSTLGEATDGRRESDRRSTYRSWRSMLTESSSIFMDAMSNSMQPVMLINQQEISYAESLMSFAKNLGPTAQKVAQKKLQGLGLFNADPYGSIPTSEFSSFAPKTQAHEVSTSIQLGSHDKSDAARSPLKPLSLRDRPQRRPVVLGCTTSKLCSGLIDARKKATPIEQKSSLSRDFPQIIGQKIYETDSPVIPGVERASGQLSSYPFHTKNQTWTSEAASEIYRADNYNSGNDETIQNLSHPWLQRNVGNLQNMSLAMSHREYAHAGPSHLTPPTPQFKFDLPYLKMKLDQMKSVEQERLVYNSGFCIPSDLFTNESIYQGDLDREAKDAGFGGYRGNQQGSFDDGYFEDLALQL; from the exons ATGTTGAGGTGGGCCGAGGGACCTAGGAGGAGTACGAGAATCTCTGCTTTGAATGCTCGCAAAGCGCAGAAAACGAGAAAAGGGATGGGTGGTGCCCTCGAGGGACCGGCTTCTGCCTGCCGGACTAGAGGAGCCCGGAGAAAGAGAAAGCTGCAAGCCGTTGAAGACACTGAAGATGGG AGTGATGACCTGCCAAGCCAGGAAGATCAACCTGAGGGAAGCCCCAATGACGAAGAACATGACACTGAAACTG GGCAACAGTCGATTGTGCCATCGGCGACCAAGTTGCCTGAGAAGCAAATGCTCGAGCTGGTTCTCGACACTCTACAAAA GAGAGATACTTACGAAATATTTGCACAACCAGTTGATCCAAATGAG GTTGAGAATTATTACGAAATTATTGAAGAGCCAATGGATTTCGGGACGATGAGAGCTAAGCTTCATGAAGTAATGTATGAAAACCTTCAACAGTTTGAG CATGATGCATTCTTAATCACCAAAAATGCGATGCACTTCAATTCTTCCTCCACCATGTACTTTAGACAG GCTCGTGCAATCCACGAACTAACAAAGAAGGTCTTTCACCTTCTGAAAACTAACCCTGAAGAATTCAAACGACAATTCTCAGATACAAGACGCAGATCTACTAGGAAGCTCACTAAACCTGAGAACTGCAGGGCATCATTCAGCAGTAAATCATACCGGAAAGCCACATCGAACACAAGATCAGGGGGTGCAGTAGAACATGAACCATCGAAGAGCACACATTGTTTCTTTAGCCCAATGAGTCGAACAGTCCAAATAGGTTCTACTCTTGGGGAGGCTACCGATGGAAGAAGGGAATCAG ACCGGCGCTCCACGTACAGGTCTTGGAGATCTATGCTGACTGAGAGCAGTTCGATTTTCATGGATGCTATGTCCAATAGTATGCAGCCGGTAATGCTC ATAAATCAGCAGGAGATCAGTTATGCAGAAAGTCTGATGTCATTTGCGAAAAACTTAGGTCCGACGGCTCAAAAGGTTGCCCAGAAGAAGCTGCAGGGACTCGGACTGTTCAATGCCGACCCATATGGCAGCATACCCACTTCAGAGTTCAGTTCTTTTGCTCCGAAAACTCAAGCTCATGAAGTTTCAACTTCGATTCAGTTGGGTTCACATGACAAATCAGATGCTGCACGATCACCCTTGAAGCCTCTGAGTTTACGGGATCGCCCGCAGAGGCGCCCTGTCGTGCTCGGGTGCACGACCTCGAAACTCTGTTCTGGCCTAATTGATGCACGAAAGAAGGCTACTCCTATCGAGCAAAAATCAAGCCTCTCTCGTGATTTTCCCCAGATCATTGGTCAGAAGATCTACGAGACAGACTCTCCCGTCATTCCTGGAGTCGAGAGGGCAAGTGGTCAGTTAAGTTCATATCCATTCCACACAAAGAATCAAACGTGGACATCCGAAGCAGCCTCGGAGATATATCGGGCAGATAATTACAATTCGGGGAATGATGAAACTATCCAGAATTTATCGCACCCATGGCTCCAAAGGAACGTGGGGAATCTGCAGAACATGAGTCTGGCCATGAGCCACAGAGAGTATGCTCATGCAGGCCCGAGCCACCTTACACCTCCAACGCCCCAGTTCAAGTTTGATTTGCCGTATCTAAAGATGAAGCTCGATCAGATGAAGTCAGTGGAGCAGGAGAGGTTAGTATATAACTCGGGTTTTTGTATTCCGAGCGATCTGTTCACCAATGAGAGCATCTACCAGGGAGACCTCGATCGAGAAGCAAAGGATGCGGGCTTTGGTGGTTACAGGGGGAACCAACAAGGATCATTTGATGATGGTTACTTTGAAGATTTGGCTCTCCAGCTgtga
- the LOC116200775 gene encoding uncharacterized protein LOC116200775: MEDGSQMPEEQSPSVVHGHGLVDSFATTANSVQPAACALCCRDFSPDNPVTGDCELCGDCKFLCLENLENPTNGSPQRRISRQRRRSGRRTSRYSSSESIEDLFSQRFSQMISMMRQNHAASYEHEEQYIDGDTSIRSWQQTSSRSTPSGSRRWYRMLSDTESDGFDNMDSLYGESESNLSFSHYRTFNGESDAVSMSTYNGGDSDASVDEQSFLETDILARPNGESDLDSDTDIDPMNAGLSQWDLDNHEEDEGEGEEDGQGEWEETDAEEDPSLERGGHLGNSPSSAQTDRSELIVFPDFEGAIRLTFRGRTRDNARTIISNMVDLGLPSYDGNSGDYLDARGFEELLEHLAENDTSRRGAPPVSVSCINSLPLVTISEEHVKHDSISCAICKDALAVGDKANQLPCLHLYHPSCILPWLSSRNSCPLCRYELPTDDKDYEESKQANIRRMRNVEENRLQRAVEESSYNEVEITEEQEPSPSDIEPADVSAGDSSANGSQAEGSRRRWFHLAATPILGLVGMALVLWLGKPLIQRGQAANPLNIFEAGQSRGNFLDASPTPRENRSRRWWSFF; this comes from the coding sequence ATGGAGGACGGCTCACAAATGCCGGAGGAACAATCTCCCTCTGTTGTGCATGGCCATGGCCTCGTTGATAGTTTTGCAACAACTGCAAACTCAGTCCAGCCAGCAGCATGTGCCCTGTGCTGCAGAGATTTTTCACCTGATAATCCCGTGACTGGTGACTGTGAATTGTGCGGGGATTGTAAATTTTTGTGCTTAGAGAATCTCGAGAACCCAACAAATGGTTCCCCTCAGAGAAGGATTTCCagacaaagaagaagaagtggtAGGAGAACCAGCAGATACAGCAGTTCTGAGTCTATTGAAGATCTTTTCTCCCAGCGGTTCTCTCAGATGATTAGTATGATGAGACAAAACCATGCCGCTTCCTATGAGCATGAGGAGCAGTATATAGATGGTGATACTTCTATCAGGTCATGGCAGCAGACTAGTTCCCGCTCCACGCCAAGTGGATCTAGAAGATGGTACCGCATGCTGTCTGATACTGAAAGTGATGGTTTTGACAATATGGATTCTCTGTACGGGGAGAGTGAATCTAACTTGAGTTTCAGTCATTACCGTACATTTAATGGTGAGAGCGATGCTGTTTCTATGAGTACTTATAATGGAGGCGACTCTGATGCTTCTGTAGATGAGCAGAGTTTTCTCGAAACTGACATACTTGCTCGGCCAAATGGAGAAAGTGATCTCGATAGTGATACTGACATTGATCCCATGAATGCTGGTCTGAGCCAGTGGGACCTGGATAACCATGAAGAGGATGAAggagaaggggaagaagatggaCAAGGTGAATGGGAAGAGACTGATGCCGAAGAAGATCCATCTCTGGAACGCGGGGGTCATCTTGGAAACTCTCCAAGCTCTGCCCAAACTGACCGGAGTGAATTAATTGTATTTCCCGATTTTGAAGGTGCAATTCGTCTGACATTCAGAGGCAGGACCCGTGACAATGCTCGCACCATCATCAGTAACATGGTTGACTTGGGCTTGCCTTCATATGATGGAAATTCTGGTGATTATCTGGATGCAAGAGGATTTGAGGAGCTGCTCGAGCATCTCGCAGAAAATGACACTTCAAGAAGAGGAGCCCCTCCTGTGTCTGTCTCATGCATAAACAGCTTGCCTCTTGTCACCATCAGTGAGGAACATGTGAAGCATGACAGTATTTCCTGTGCAATATGCAAGGATGCTCTAGCAGTTGGCGATAAAGCAAACCAGCTTCCCTGCCTTCACCTCTATCACCCCTCCTGTATATTGCCATGGCTGAGTTCACGTAATTCCTGCCCACTGTGTCGCTATGAACTTCCTACAGACGATAAGGACTATGAGGAGAGTAAGCAAGCTAATATTCGGAGGATGCGTAATGTTGAAGAAAATAGGCTGCAGAGAGCAGTGGAGGAGAGTTCCTATAATGAGGTTGAAATAACTGAAGAGCAAGAACCAAGTCCGAGTGATATAGAACCGGCGGATGTATCTGCGGGTGATTCCTCCGCCAATGGCTCTCAAGCTGAAGGCAGTAGAAGAAGATGGTTCCACCTAGCTGCCACACCAATTCTTGGACTTGTGGGAATGGCCCTTGTGCTGTGGTTGGGGAAACCTCTTATTCAGAGGGGACAAGCAGCTAACCCTCTTAACATTTTCGAAGCGGGTCAGTCTCGAGGTAATTTTCTTGATGCTTCACCCACCCCTAGAGAGAACCGAAGCAGGAGATGGTGGTCCTTCTTTTGA